A single window of Chloroflexota bacterium DNA harbors:
- a CDS encoding aspartate aminotransferase family protein: MSEPGSRSNGSQHPGLANLMVDFNQMQAFMENPLVIVEGSGVRLTDVEGRSYIDGIAGIAAMQFGHGNRPIIEAMQAQLERVALTLPIYATNQPAMELADRLIDVFPPEFSTVKFVSGGSEANETAMKMARQYHKQTGNPGKYKVISRYSSYHGATLGALSATGGAARKTKYEPLPTGFLKVHPPDCYHCPFKLTYPECGVLCAEIVDDVIRGEGPETVAAFIAEPVIMSAEAFVVPPPEYFKILREICDRHNVVLIYDEIITGFGRLGELFGADVYGAYPDIMTVGKGISGGYAPLAAAIIRGSISETFLGERDAGVHFNAGHTYSGNPVACAAGLAALQQITGGKVLDNCRRQSQRLRRQLEDMAERYEVVGRVDGHGLLLGAEFVADRSTHASFPSERPFGRAVGAEARRRGLIGRAGDHVWVFAPPLTSTDDEIDEMAAILDASIAETLETYEWPA; the protein is encoded by the coding sequence ATGTCTGAGCCCGGCTCCCGGTCAAACGGCTCCCAGCATCCCGGCCTGGCGAATCTGATGGTCGACTTCAATCAGATGCAGGCCTTTATGGAGAACCCGCTGGTCATCGTTGAAGGCTCCGGGGTGCGGCTGACGGATGTGGAAGGCCGGTCCTACATCGACGGGATCGCGGGCATTGCCGCGATGCAGTTCGGCCACGGCAACCGGCCCATCATCGAGGCCATGCAGGCGCAACTCGAGCGCGTCGCGCTGACCCTGCCCATCTACGCCACGAACCAGCCCGCGATGGAGCTTGCCGATCGCCTGATCGATGTCTTCCCGCCGGAGTTCAGCACCGTCAAGTTCGTCAGCGGCGGCTCCGAGGCCAACGAGACCGCGATGAAGATGGCCCGGCAGTACCACAAGCAGACCGGCAATCCGGGCAAGTACAAGGTGATTTCGCGCTACTCCAGCTACCACGGAGCGACCCTGGGCGCGCTATCCGCGACCGGCGGAGCGGCGCGCAAGACGAAGTACGAGCCGCTTCCGACCGGATTCCTCAAGGTCCACCCGCCCGACTGCTACCACTGCCCCTTCAAACTCACCTATCCCGAGTGCGGCGTGCTGTGCGCGGAGATCGTCGACGACGTGATTCGCGGCGAAGGCCCCGAGACCGTCGCAGCCTTCATCGCGGAGCCGGTCATCATGTCCGCGGAAGCCTTTGTGGTGCCGCCGCCCGAGTATTTCAAGATCCTGCGGGAGATCTGCGACCGGCACAACGTGGTGCTGATCTACGACGAAATCATCACCGGCTTCGGCCGGCTGGGCGAGCTGTTTGGCGCGGATGTCTACGGGGCGTATCCCGACATCATGACGGTGGGCAAGGGCATCAGCGGCGGCTACGCGCCGTTGGCGGCGGCCATCATTCGCGGCAGCATTTCCGAGACGTTCCTCGGCGAGCGGGACGCCGGCGTGCACTTCAACGCCGGACACACATACTCCGGCAACCCCGTCGCGTGCGCCGCGGGACTCGCCGCGCTGCAGCAGATCACCGGCGGCAAAGTGCTGGACAACTGCCGGCGCCAGAGCCAGCGCCTGCGCCGCCAACTGGAGGACATGGCCGAGCGCTACGAGGTCGTCGGACGCGTCGACGGACACGGGCTGCTCCTCGGCGCAGAGTTCGTGGCCGACCGTTCCACCCATGCCAGCTTTCCCAGCGAACGACCGTTCGGACGCGCGGTCGGGGCCGAGGCGCGCCGCCGCGGCCTGATCGGCCGGGCCGGGGACCACGTGTGGGTATTCGCCCCGCCGCTCACGTCCACCGACGACGAGATCGACGAGATGGCGGCCATTCTCGACGCCTCGATCGCCGAGACGCTCGAGACCTACGAGTGGCCGGCCTGA
- a CDS encoding class I SAM-dependent methyltransferase gives MAGLTQQAFDDRVAGYADSPCHRSGPSLPLVLEFANISPEYFVLDVGTGTGFTAHALVQRGAYVDALDVSRPMLRHTRATAPGPLRAVRAAAGRIPTRGRSYDVVTCRHALHHFGDPADAIGEMARVLRPGGRVVIADTQSPDDPWVAAEMHDIETIRDPSHVRNLSAEEFPRYLRAAGLVVAADRECRSPMDFDQWVARSGGTPTMADELWGRMSEQRVAAAFDAYLDDGVRRFAWPVRVIAARRPLRP, from the coding sequence GTGGCCGGCCTGACGCAACAGGCCTTCGACGACCGGGTGGCCGGTTACGCCGACTCGCCCTGCCACCGTTCCGGTCCGAGCCTGCCGCTGGTGCTCGAGTTCGCCAACATCTCGCCCGAATACTTCGTGCTGGACGTGGGAACCGGCACCGGCTTCACGGCGCATGCGTTGGTGCAGCGCGGCGCATACGTGGACGCCCTGGACGTATCGCGACCGATGCTGCGACATACGCGAGCGACCGCCCCGGGGCCATTGCGCGCGGTGCGCGCCGCCGCCGGCCGCATTCCGACGCGCGGTCGCAGCTACGACGTGGTCACGTGCCGGCACGCGCTGCATCACTTCGGGGATCCCGCCGACGCCATCGGCGAGATGGCCCGCGTGCTGCGCCCGGGCGGGCGCGTGGTCATCGCCGACACGCAGAGCCCCGACGATCCGTGGGTGGCTGCCGAGATGCACGACATCGAGACGATCCGCGACCCCTCGCACGTGCGCAATCTGTCGGCTGAGGAATTCCCGCGCTACCTCCGCGCCGCCGGGCTGGTCGTAGCCGCCGACCGTGAGTGCCGTTCGCCCATGGACTTCGACCAGTGGGTGGCCCGGTCCGGCGGCACGCCCACGATGGCCGACGAGCTATGGGGCCGGATGTCGGAGCAGCGGGTCGCCGCGGCCTTCGACGCTTATTTGGACGATGGCGTGCGCCGCTTCGCCTGGCCCGTGCGCGTGATCGCGGCCCGCCGACCGCTCCGGCCCTAG
- a CDS encoding sugar transferase, producing the protein MLSRTRAVGGFLAIADVLLTMLALLAADALRHALPFGFGPAEYLDWLGAREYVIVAVTWAFFLRFARVYDHRRVMRVVLEARAITFAVLLATGALFAAFFVLKVEFLSRLLFVYFVVLNLAILINFRWLLNLALRTRHLSPATRRLVLIAGAGPVGDRVSRLIIDRPWSGYEVLGFADDDAQKQGTILNGRPVLGLVEELPALVERHAPDDVIIALPLHAHSRLRESVLALERADVRIRVVPDVFDLMPGRTMAEDTWGIPMISVRAPEITGFDRVVKRVFDLVLGLLTLVVMAPVMAFSALAVWLETGRPVIFAQRRVGENGRLFTMFKFRTMVANAEAQIEAARQSGQRLEDIYKPANDMRVTRVGRVLRRASLDELPQLWNVLRGEMSLVGPRPELPWVVDQYESWQRQRLSVLPGITGWWQVNGRGDLPLVENVEYDLFYIQNYSPLLDISILARTVWVVARGRGAY; encoded by the coding sequence GTGCTAAGTCGAACTCGCGCCGTCGGCGGATTCCTCGCGATCGCCGACGTGCTGTTGACCATGCTGGCGCTGCTGGCGGCCGACGCGCTGCGCCACGCGCTGCCATTCGGCTTTGGCCCCGCCGAGTACCTGGACTGGCTGGGCGCGCGCGAGTACGTCATCGTCGCGGTCACCTGGGCGTTCTTCCTGCGCTTCGCCAGGGTCTATGACCACCGGCGGGTGATGCGCGTGGTGCTGGAAGCGCGCGCGATCACTTTCGCGGTGCTGCTGGCCACGGGCGCGCTCTTCGCGGCCTTCTTCGTGCTCAAGGTCGAGTTCCTGTCGCGGTTGCTCTTCGTCTACTTCGTGGTGCTCAACCTGGCGATCCTGATCAACTTCCGCTGGCTGCTCAACCTGGCGCTGCGCACGCGGCATCTCTCGCCCGCGACGCGGCGGCTGGTGCTGATCGCCGGCGCCGGTCCCGTCGGCGACCGCGTGTCCCGGCTCATCATCGACCGGCCCTGGTCGGGCTACGAGGTGCTGGGATTCGCCGACGACGACGCGCAAAAGCAGGGCACGATCCTGAACGGGCGTCCGGTGCTGGGACTCGTGGAGGAGTTGCCTGCGCTCGTGGAGCGGCATGCGCCCGACGACGTGATCATCGCGCTGCCGTTACACGCCCACAGCCGGCTGCGGGAGTCCGTGCTGGCGCTGGAGCGCGCCGACGTGCGCATCCGCGTTGTGCCCGACGTCTTTGACCTGATGCCGGGTCGCACCATGGCCGAGGACACCTGGGGCATCCCGATGATCAGCGTGCGTGCGCCGGAGATCACCGGCTTCGATCGAGTGGTCAAGCGCGTGTTCGACCTGGTGCTCGGGCTCTTGACCCTGGTGGTGATGGCGCCGGTGATGGCGTTTTCCGCCCTGGCCGTATGGCTCGAAACCGGGCGTCCGGTCATTTTTGCCCAGCGCCGCGTGGGAGAGAACGGCCGGCTCTTCACGATGTTCAAATTCCGCACCATGGTCGCGAACGCCGAGGCCCAGATCGAGGCCGCCCGCCAGAGCGGCCAGCGGCTCGAAGACATCTACAAGCCGGCCAACGACATGCGGGTCACCAGAGTCGGTCGCGTGCTGCGCCGCGCCAGCCTGGATGAGCTGCCCCAGCTCTGGAACGTGCTGCGCGGCGAGATGAGCCTGGTGGGCCCGCGGCCCGAGCTGCCCTGGGTGGTGGACCAATACGAATCCTGGCAGCGGCAGCGACTCTCGGTGCTCCCGGGAATCACCGGCTGGTGGCAGGTCAACGGCCGCGGCGATTTGCCGCTGGTCGAAAACGTGGAATACGACCTGTTCTACATCCAGAACTACTCGCCGCTGCTGGACATCTCCATCCTCGCCCGCACCGTCTGGGTGGTGGCGCGCGGGCGGGGGGCCTACTAG
- a CDS encoding glycosyltransferase encodes MAARIGAGATLTPPNRPLRVLQVMEATIGGTKRHLFDLTTSLDPAVVAVEVACPPVRSEAHGDTSFAGDLREAGVTVREIPMLRALNPWDDATTIVRLARLIRKGGYDVVHTHSTKAGITGRLAARWRRVRTVHTPHGFYYLNFAGGVGRAMARGLEKFLGSMTDRVIALSDGEQREAARLLGSARVRLVPNGFEPFEALSKPEARRRLGLSPDVPVVGTTSRFTAQKAPMDIVEAFRVIHAAHPETRLLWINGGELQTVVEQRLADLGLLHATLRPGFVPDARTLLPAMDVYLHLARWEGVPYSVMEAMWAGVPVVGAQAIGTSDLITDEETGLLVDAGDGAAAGGAALRVLTEPALARTITQAAARDMRRRQDRHGMARATEAVYRELVQTN; translated from the coding sequence GTGGCTGCGCGAATCGGTGCTGGGGCGACACTGACGCCACCGAACCGCCCGCTGCGCGTCCTCCAGGTGATGGAGGCGACCATCGGCGGCACGAAGCGGCATCTGTTCGACCTGACCACGTCGCTCGATCCGGCCGTCGTGGCGGTAGAAGTGGCGTGCCCCCCAGTGCGATCCGAAGCACACGGCGACACGTCCTTCGCCGGCGACCTGCGCGAGGCGGGCGTCACCGTGCGGGAGATCCCGATGCTGCGCGCGCTCAACCCGTGGGACGACGCCACGACCATCGTTCGTCTGGCGCGGCTGATCCGCAAGGGCGGCTACGACGTCGTCCACACCCATAGCACCAAGGCTGGAATCACCGGACGGCTCGCCGCGCGGTGGCGCCGCGTCCGCACCGTGCATACCCCGCACGGCTTCTACTACCTGAACTTCGCCGGCGGGGTCGGTCGCGCCATGGCGCGCGGGCTCGAGAAGTTCTTGGGTTCGATGACCGATCGCGTGATCGCGCTTTCCGACGGCGAGCAGCGCGAGGCCGCAAGGCTTCTGGGGTCGGCGCGCGTGCGGCTGGTGCCCAACGGGTTCGAACCCTTCGAGGCGCTGTCCAAGCCCGAGGCGCGGCGGCGGCTTGGTCTGTCCCCCGATGTGCCAGTGGTCGGCACGACCTCGCGCTTCACCGCCCAGAAGGCCCCGATGGACATCGTCGAGGCGTTCCGCGTGATTCACGCGGCGCATCCGGAAACGCGCCTGCTGTGGATCAACGGCGGCGAGCTGCAAACGGTGGTCGAGCAGCGCTTGGCGGACCTCGGCCTCTTGCACGCCACCCTTCGTCCCGGCTTCGTGCCCGACGCCCGGACGCTGCTGCCGGCCATGGACGTCTATCTGCACCTGGCCCGCTGGGAGGGCGTGCCCTATTCCGTCATGGAGGCCATGTGGGCCGGCGTGCCCGTCGTGGGCGCGCAAGCCATCGGCACCAGCGATCTGATAACCGACGAGGAAACGGGTTTGTTGGTGGATGCCGGCGACGGAGCCGCGGCTGGCGGCGCGGCCCTGCGCGTGTTGACAGAGCCAGCGTTGGCTCGCACCATCACGCAGGCGGCGGCGCGCGACATGCGCCGGCGGCAGGATCGCCACGGCATGGCCCGCGCCACCGAAGCCGTATACCGCGAACTCGTGCAGACAAACTGA
- a CDS encoding NAD-dependent epimerase/dehydratase family protein, with translation MSSNRPTSLVTGACGFIGSHLAERLLTEGHRVIGLDGFTDSYDIRQKRDNERRLLAHPEYETVEGHLMDLDLRPLTDRAQFIFHLAARAGVREGWTAFNYGRYMRDNCLSTQRLAEAALASGVELFSFASTSSIYGFNPKLPTPEDHDLNPRAFYAMSKLMDEHVLNGFRQLFGLPVVILRYYTLFGPRQRPDMLAHIGLKAIAEGRPITIYGDGEQTRELTYVMDAVEAQARVLDVLPIGEIYNIGSGPTVSVNEFVQEMEYVVGRPAELIYTDANPADQLHSQADIGKARRELDFNPTTTVRQGLEAEYAWLRESVLGRH, from the coding sequence ATGTCCAGTAACCGCCCAACCAGCCTCGTGACCGGAGCCTGCGGCTTCATCGGCTCCCACCTCGCCGAGCGCTTGCTCACCGAAGGTCACCGCGTGATCGGGCTGGACGGGTTCACCGACTCCTACGACATCCGGCAGAAGCGAGACAACGAGCGCCGGCTGCTGGCGCACCCGGAATACGAAACGGTCGAGGGTCACCTGATGGACCTGGACCTCCGGCCCCTGACCGATCGGGCGCAATTCATCTTCCATCTCGCGGCGCGCGCCGGCGTGCGCGAGGGGTGGACCGCGTTCAACTACGGCCGCTACATGCGCGACAACTGCCTCTCGACGCAGCGGCTGGCGGAGGCGGCCCTGGCATCCGGCGTCGAGCTGTTCAGCTTTGCGTCCACGTCGTCGATTTACGGCTTCAATCCGAAGCTGCCGACGCCCGAGGATCACGACCTGAACCCCCGCGCGTTCTACGCCATGTCCAAGCTGATGGACGAGCACGTGCTCAATGGGTTCCGCCAGCTCTTCGGCCTTCCGGTCGTGATCCTGCGGTACTACACGCTCTTCGGCCCCCGCCAGCGACCCGACATGCTGGCGCACATCGGCCTCAAGGCCATCGCCGAAGGCCGCCCGATCACGATCTACGGCGACGGCGAGCAGACGCGCGAGCTGACGTACGTGATGGACGCCGTGGAGGCGCAGGCCCGGGTGCTGGACGTGCTGCCGATCGGCGAGATTTACAACATCGGCAGCGGCCCGACGGTGTCCGTGAACGAGTTCGTGCAGGAAATGGAGTACGTCGTCGGCCGACCGGCGGAGCTGATCTACACCGACGCCAATCCGGCGGATCAGCTCCACAGCCAGGCCGATATCGGCAAGGCCCGGCGTGAGTTGGACTTCAATCCCACCACCACCGTGCGCCAGGGACTCGAGGCCGAGTACGCGTGGCTGCGCGAATCGGTGCTGGGGCGACACTGA
- a CDS encoding glycosyltransferase, which translates to MTAPRRIVHVISSLAVGGAQGHLLQLLAQPEDGVQQDVIYFRDHDLRPDAQRLAGRVRHVPMAGPWGWTRLPQLTAAIVRGRYDVVHTHLLRADMYGALAARVARVRGLVATKHNLEARLEHPVWHWLHRRTARLPDLTIGISDAVREWAVTTGGAPPEKTRVVLYGIDAAPFAELDRAAARSDLGIEASAKVVLCPARLDPQKNHGMLLRALERVHRELPDAVLLLAGGRQLGSEAYERDLHALADLTDAHGAIRWLGVRTDMPRLLAACDIVALASDWEGFGLALLEAMAAGRPVVATAVGGVPEVVSDGETGILVPAGNMFGIADALARLLKDDADRERMGEAAARRARDTFDLDRMRAATRAVYDEALSARV; encoded by the coding sequence ATGACGGCCCCGCGCCGGATCGTCCACGTCATCTCGTCGCTCGCCGTTGGCGGAGCGCAGGGCCACTTGCTCCAACTGCTCGCGCAGCCCGAGGACGGCGTGCAGCAAGACGTGATCTACTTCCGCGACCACGACCTTCGCCCGGACGCCCAACGTTTGGCCGGCCGTGTACGCCACGTCCCCATGGCCGGACCTTGGGGCTGGACGCGGCTGCCCCAGCTCACCGCGGCCATCGTGCGCGGCCGCTACGACGTGGTGCATACGCATCTGCTGCGCGCCGATATGTACGGGGCGCTGGCGGCCCGCGTGGCGCGGGTCCGCGGGCTGGTCGCGACCAAGCACAACCTTGAGGCCCGGCTGGAGCACCCGGTCTGGCACTGGCTCCATCGGCGCACCGCGCGGTTGCCGGACCTCACCATCGGCATCTCGGACGCGGTGCGCGAGTGGGCCGTGACCACGGGCGGCGCACCGCCTGAGAAGACCCGGGTGGTGCTCTACGGCATCGACGCGGCGCCGTTTGCGGAGCTGGACCGAGCGGCCGCTCGGTCCGACCTTGGCATCGAAGCGAGCGCCAAAGTCGTGCTGTGCCCGGCGCGTCTCGATCCGCAGAAGAACCATGGCATGCTGCTGCGCGCCCTTGAGCGCGTGCACCGGGAGCTGCCGGACGCCGTGCTGTTGCTGGCGGGCGGACGGCAGCTTGGGTCGGAAGCCTACGAGCGCGACCTCCACGCCCTCGCCGATCTCACTGACGCCCACGGCGCTATTCGCTGGCTGGGAGTCCGGACCGATATGCCCAGATTGCTGGCCGCCTGTGACATCGTCGCGCTGGCGTCGGATTGGGAAGGGTTCGGCCTCGCGCTGCTGGAGGCGATGGCCGCCGGCCGGCCCGTCGTGGCGACGGCCGTGGGCGGCGTGCCCGAGGTGGTGAGCGACGGTGAGACCGGCATCCTGGTCCCGGCGGGCAACATGTTTGGAATCGCCGATGCGCTGGCGCGCCTGCTCAAAGATGACGCCGACCGCGAACGCATGGGCGAGGCCGCGGCGCGGCGGGCTCGCGACACGTTCGACCTGGATCGCATGCGCGCCGCCACCCGGGCCGTCTACGACGAGGCGTTGAGTGCGCGCGTCTGA
- a CDS encoding glycosyltransferase family 4 protein: MRIALLADTYPPANRGGAGVVAQRLARAFAARGHDVLVVTTWPDAATETTDGPVQVRRLQSSYPERFRNTVAMMNPVVLGGVRRALADFGPDVVHAHNVHQHLSFASLEAAAATGAPVAYTAHDFLLFCCIKFICSGGEVDFRQRWFNCAKCQRFRWNPARNTAIQRQMSAHVSHIFVISRALQTALRANGYGGAEVMHNGVDAEWWAQGDGTRFRAKLGLDDAPFALLAARVSREKGAEAALHALAKTRNPEARLVIAGDNPRYAPKLRQMAQELGVGDRLVLPGWLHADTLRDAYHAAGVTLAPSTYPDPFNLTLIESMAAGTPVIASTLGAGPEIVPDGETGFAVHPDDTMGLADRLSLIVEDPAFARKLGEAGRQRVAQWFTLDRQVERTLARYEALIAAA; the protein is encoded by the coding sequence ATGCGCATCGCCCTGCTGGCTGATACCTATCCCCCCGCGAACCGAGGCGGGGCGGGTGTTGTGGCGCAGCGCCTGGCGCGCGCATTCGCGGCGCGCGGCCACGACGTGCTGGTGGTGACCACCTGGCCCGACGCGGCCACCGAAACGACGGACGGCCCGGTGCAGGTGCGGCGATTGCAGTCGAGCTATCCGGAGCGCTTCCGGAACACGGTGGCCATGATGAATCCGGTGGTCCTGGGCGGCGTACGCCGCGCGCTGGCGGACTTCGGGCCCGACGTGGTGCACGCGCACAACGTGCACCAGCACCTGTCGTTCGCGTCGCTGGAGGCGGCGGCCGCCACGGGCGCTCCGGTGGCCTACACCGCGCACGACTTCCTGCTGTTTTGCTGCATCAAGTTCATCTGCAGTGGGGGCGAGGTGGACTTTCGCCAGCGGTGGTTCAACTGCGCCAAGTGCCAGCGCTTCCGCTGGAACCCGGCGCGCAACACGGCCATCCAGCGACAGATGTCGGCGCACGTGTCTCACATCTTCGTCATCAGCCGCGCCTTGCAGACCGCGCTGCGAGCCAACGGCTACGGCGGGGCCGAGGTGATGCACAACGGCGTCGACGCCGAGTGGTGGGCGCAGGGCGACGGCACGCGGTTTCGGGCGAAGCTTGGCCTGGACGACGCGCCCTTCGCGCTGCTGGCCGCTCGCGTGAGCCGCGAAAAAGGCGCCGAAGCCGCGCTGCACGCCCTGGCGAAAACGCGAAATCCCGAGGCGCGGCTGGTCATCGCCGGGGACAACCCGCGCTATGCGCCCAAGCTGCGCCAAATGGCGCAGGAGCTGGGCGTGGGCGACCGGCTGGTATTGCCCGGCTGGCTGCATGCCGACACGCTGCGGGATGCCTACCACGCCGCCGGCGTCACGCTGGCGCCGTCGACCTATCCCGACCCGTTCAACCTGACGCTGATCGAGTCCATGGCCGCCGGCACGCCGGTGATCGCGTCGACGCTCGGCGCCGGACCGGAGATCGTCCCCGACGGCGAGACGGGATTCGCGGTGCACCCCGACGACACCATGGGCCTGGCCGACCGTCTCTCGCTCATCGTCGAGGACCCGGCGTTCGCCCGCAAGCTTGGCGAGGCGGGCCGGCAGCGCGTGGCGCAGTGGTTCACCCTGGACCGCCAGGTGGAGCGGACGCTGGCGCGCTACGAGGCGCTGATCGCCGCCGCATGA
- a CDS encoding DUF5069 domain-containing protein → MDLTHEVPRSPYEKLGGIVFLPRSIDKGRADLAGTLGEYVARTGRSERLFEFLGVSADDFIESLRDRPSDQDVWAWVAERMTPRTPDEIEEFNRKSWAATPEDENDRWTWAEFREFLADCGQAHRTDITRHFDRLDLDEGRDVPQGGRPYK, encoded by the coding sequence ATGGACCTGACGCACGAGGTGCCGCGCAGCCCTTACGAAAAGCTCGGCGGAATCGTGTTTCTGCCGCGCAGCATCGACAAGGGGCGGGCGGATCTGGCGGGAACGTTGGGCGAGTACGTGGCCCGGACCGGACGATCGGAGCGCTTGTTCGAGTTCCTCGGCGTCTCGGCCGACGACTTCATTGAATCGCTGCGCGACCGCCCGAGCGACCAGGACGTGTGGGCCTGGGTGGCCGAGCGCATGACGCCGCGCACGCCTGACGAGATCGAGGAATTCAACCGAAAGTCGTGGGCCGCCACGCCCGAGGACGAAAACGATCGCTGGACGTGGGCCGAGTTCCGGGAATTCCTGGCGGACTGCGGACAGGCGCACCGCACGGACATCACCCGTCACTTCGACCGCCTGGACCTCGACGAAGGTCGCGACGTGCCCCAGGGCGGACGTCCGTACAAGTAG